A section of the Campylobacter porcelli genome encodes:
- a CDS encoding glucose-6-phosphate isomerase, with amino-acid sequence MVENSLKFHKQNISSINSYTRRINDEINDGQIGYYHLPSFEIDGLINAISSIKNMDFDSVVLVGVGGSSLGVKALYDMLNLKKELIFLDNLDPFSIEQKSAKINPQKSIFIVSSKSGTTIETISIYKYILDKFDIKDYSNFIFITDPNSPLENYAKKINATIFNIPKNVGGRFSVLSAIGLVPLGLCGADIKALLDGANSVKEQYLQNGDDTILQKAYHYATHKSAKINVLFSYSDRLTSFNEWYIQLWAESLGKKRGYKRVGLTPVGLVGSKDQHSFLQLIMEGIKDKTVTFITIKDHGSDIVVPNLNLDFLSGCDFVNSKPISDVFNAQAHSTMQALASELISIDEIALDRIDEWHCGWLIYYYELLTSAIGVMFGINTYDQPGVEMGKRILKKLLDDGD; translated from the coding sequence ATGGTAGAAAATAGTCTTAAATTTCATAAGCAAAACATCAGCAGCATTAATAGCTATACAAGACGCATTAATGATGAGATAAATGATGGCCAAATAGGCTATTATCACTTGCCAAGCTTTGAGATAGATGGATTAATAAATGCTATTTCATCTATTAAGAATATGGATTTTGATAGTGTTGTGCTTGTGGGCGTTGGTGGTAGCTCACTTGGCGTTAAGGCTCTTTATGATATGCTAAATTTAAAAAAAGAGCTTATATTTTTAGATAATCTTGATCCATTTAGCATAGAGCAAAAATCAGCTAAAATCAACCCACAAAAATCGATTTTTATAGTATCTAGCAAATCAGGCACAACGATAGAGACTATATCGATATATAAATATATATTGGATAAATTTGATATTAAAGATTATAGCAATTTTATATTTATAACAGACCCAAATAGTCCGCTTGAAAATTACGCTAAAAAGATAAATGCTACGATATTTAATATACCAAAAAATGTAGGCGGTAGATTTAGCGTTCTTTCTGCGATTGGATTAGTTCCGCTTGGGCTTTGTGGTGCTGATATTAAAGCCTTGCTTGATGGGGCTAATAGCGTAAAAGAGCAGTATTTGCAAAATGGCGATGATACAATTTTACAAAAAGCTTATCACTACGCAACCCATAAGAGTGCTAAGATAAATGTTTTATTTAGTTATAGCGATAGATTGACTAGTTTTAATGAGTGGTATATTCAGCTATGGGCTGAGAGCTTGGGCAAAAAGCGTGGATATAAAAGGGTTGGCCTAACTCCAGTTGGTCTAGTAGGTAGTAAAGACCAGCACTCATTTTTACAGCTTATAATGGAAGGCATAAAGGATAAAACCGTAACATTTATAACCATAAAAGACCATGGAAGCGATATAGTGGTGCCAAATTTAAATTTAGATTTTTTAAGCGGATGTGATTTTGTAAATTCTAAACCGATTAGCGATGTATTTAATGCTCAAGCTCACTCAACCATGCAAGCCCTAGCCAGCGAGCTAATAAGCATTGATGAGATAGCTTTAGATAGGATAGATGAGTGGCATTGCGGGTGGCTTATATATTATTATGAGTTGCTTACTAGTGCTATAGGGGTTATGTTTGGTATTAATACCTATGATCAACCAGGAGTTGAAATGGGTAAGAGAATACTTAAAAAGCTTTTAGATGATGGTGATTAA
- a CDS encoding DUF234 domain-containing protein: MQFYFVFDRVVSRYDDIFVAIESEILAKYQSLKGEFYFEYDEAKRFLMRLSKGDRKRFVASKYLSRSLSSAIINELLNKNFIKIEQSKEIKLPKIRHQKLKKELRRYQIQDKIHFTKRFYRFWFRFIEPNLKLIENNQNDMVMEEIRREFDHYCSLEFELACIELLSKSLNIPKEQISSYWDRENEIDIYANYDGFTIVAEAKYKERKVCKNILNLLIQKCEKSKINWDKIALFSKSGFSNELLGLRDDRVILFGLDDFKDLYE, from the coding sequence TTGCAATTTTATTTCGTTTTTGATAGGGTTGTAAGTAGATATGATGATATTTTTGTAGCTATTGAGTCTGAAATTTTAGCTAAATATCAGAGTTTAAAAGGTGAGTTTTACTTTGAATATGATGAGGCTAAAAGATTTTTAATGCGTCTTTCTAAGGGCGATAGAAAGAGATTTGTAGCTAGTAAATATCTATCTAGGTCGCTAAGTAGTGCGATAATAAATGAGCTTTTAAATAAAAATTTTATCAAAATTGAGCAATCAAAAGAGATTAAACTGCCTAAAATTCGCCATCAAAAGCTAAAAAAGGAGCTTAGAAGGTATCAAATTCAAGATAAAATTCACTTCACAAAACGATTTTATAGATTTTGGTTTAGATTTATTGAGCCAAATTTAAAACTGATAGAAAATAATCAAAATGATATGGTTATGGAGGAGATTCGGCGTGAGTTTGATCACTATTGCTCACTTGAGTTTGAACTAGCGTGTATTGAGCTTTTATCTAAGAGTTTAAATATCCCAAAAGAGCAGATCTCAAGTTATTGGGATAGGGAAAATGAGATTGATATATATGCTAATTATGATGGATTTACCATCGTAGCTGAAGCAAAGTATAAAGAGAGAAAAGTGTGTAAAAATATCTTAAATTTACTAATTCAAAAGTGCGAAAAATCCAAAATAAATTGGGATAAAATAGCGTTATTTTCAAAATCAGGCTTTAGCAATGAGCTTTTAGGGCTTAGAGATGATAGGGTGATTTTGTTTGGGCTTGATGATTTTAAGGATTTATATGAATGA
- a CDS encoding HIT family protein encodes MIYSDDFIYIEIEPNALPWIKIFTKSNFKEISHCDENTRKRLFDAALECEKAMIEFYNPTKINWASFANYVPRVHIHIQARFEDDEFFPESLWGKKQRDSVPRDIKIDEFAIYLNNKLNKVFN; translated from the coding sequence ATGATTTATAGCGATGATTTTATATATATAGAGATCGAGCCAAATGCCTTGCCGTGGATAAAAATCTTTACAAAAAGCAATTTTAAAGAGATTAGCCACTGCGATGAGAATACTAGAAAAAGGCTATTTGATGCTGCTTTAGAGTGCGAAAAGGCTATGATAGAGTTCTATAACCCTACAAAAATCAATTGGGCGAGTTTTGCTAACTATGTGCCTAGAGTTCATATACATATTCAAGCTAGATTTGAAGATGATGAGTTTTTTCCTGAATCATTATGGGGCAAAAAGCAAAGAGATAGTGTGCCAAGAGATATTAAAATAGATGAATTTGCTATATATTTAAATAATAAATTAAACAAAGTTTTTAATTAA
- the truD gene encoding tRNA pseudouridine(13) synthase TruD translates to MESSPIFKPLLTTTHTPINAHFSKNASDFVVREIPLYEFSGNGEHLVMQIQKKGLSTSEALSILASATGAKVRDFGYAGLKDKEGMTTQYISIPAKFQSAIANFSYDNIKILNTTRHNNKLRIGHLKGNHFFIRLKKVLPSEAQKLKNAINLIDSRGFANYFGYQRFGKFANNYQNAKELLTAMANGDKKILKKYNPKLRDFLISAYQGELFNRYLSKRVEISRFCDSFSIKELAEIYKFDMDTIKDLKSQKQFFKLIRGEVMGHYPFGRLFLCEDLSCEVEKFIQRDRTSCGLLLGSKAYEASGVAMQIERDIIGTEFIKFMNGSRRFNWVWADEMRYSYNEEEAQFSLSFTLQKGSYATTLLREILGREIFDFADL, encoded by the coding sequence ATGGAAAGTTCACCCATTTTTAAACCATTATTAACAACAACACATACGCCAATCAATGCGCATTTTAGCAAAAATGCTAGTGATTTTGTGGTGCGTGAGATTCCACTATATGAGTTTAGTGGAAATGGCGAGCATTTAGTTATGCAAATTCAAAAAAAAGGCCTAAGCACATCTGAGGCATTGAGTATTTTAGCATCAGCTACTGGTGCTAAGGTTAGAGATTTTGGCTATGCTGGATTAAAAGATAAAGAGGGTATGACTACGCAATATATCTCAATTCCAGCTAAATTTCAGAGTGCTATAGCGAATTTCTCTTATGATAATATTAAAATTTTAAATACTACTCGCCATAATAATAAGCTTAGAATTGGTCATTTGAAGGGTAATCACTTTTTTATTCGCCTTAAAAAAGTGCTTCCAAGCGAGGCTCAAAAGCTAAAAAATGCTATAAATTTGATTGATAGTCGTGGTTTTGCTAATTACTTTGGCTATCAAAGATTTGGTAAATTTGCTAATAATTATCAAAATGCTAAAGAGCTACTAACTGCTATGGCAAACGGGGATAAAAAAATTCTTAAAAAATATAATCCAAAGCTTAGAGATTTTTTAATTAGTGCGTATCAGGGTGAGCTTTTTAATCGCTATCTTAGCAAGCGTGTGGAGATTAGCCGATTTTGCGATAGTTTTAGCATTAAGGAGTTAGCTGAAATTTATAAATTTGATATGGATACAATCAAAGATTTAAAATCCCAAAAGCAGTTTTTTAAGCTAATTCGTGGCGAAGTGATGGGGCATTATCCATTTGGTAGGCTATTTTTGTGTGAAGATTTAAGCTGTGAAGTTGAGAAATTTATCCAAAGGGATCGCACTAGCTGTGGATTGCTTCTAGGCTCTAAAGCGTATGAGGCTAGTGGCGTGGCTATGCAGATTGAAAGAGATATTATAGGGACTGAGTTTATCAAATTTATGAATGGCTCAAGGAGGTTTAACTGGGTTTGGGCTGATGAGATGAGGTATAGCTACAATGAAGAAGAGGCTCAATTTAGCCTTAGTTTTACACTACAAAAGGGCTCTTATGCTACTACTTTATTGCGTGAGATTTTAGGTAGGGAGATATTTGATTTTGCGGATTTGTAG
- the galU gene encoding UTP--glucose-1-phosphate uridylyltransferase GalU — translation MIQTCLFPAAGYGTRFLPATKSLPKEMLPILTKPLIHYGVDEAREAGMSNMAFVTGRGKRALEDYFDISYELEHQISGTNKEYMLNDIRQLMDQCTFTFTRQMHMRGLGDAIYSGKRLVGDEAFGVILADDLCINEDGENVMSQMVKIYEKYRCSIVAVMEVSKDSVSSYGVVDGRFIEDDLIMVNDMIEKPDPSDAPTNLAIIGRYILTPDIFEIIENTNPGKNGEIQITDALLKQAQNGMVLAYKFKGRRFDCGSVSGFVEATNFFYEYENGRK, via the coding sequence ATGATACAGACTTGCCTTTTCCCTGCTGCTGGGTATGGAACGAGATTTTTACCAGCGACTAAAAGCTTACCAAAAGAGATGCTCCCTATCCTTACTAAACCCTTAATTCACTATGGTGTAGATGAAGCTAGAGAGGCTGGTATGAGTAATATGGCGTTTGTTACGGGTCGTGGCAAGAGAGCTTTAGAAGATTACTTTGATATAAGTTATGAGTTAGAACATCAAATTTCAGGCACAAATAAAGAGTATATGCTAAATGACATTAGGCAGCTTATGGATCAATGCACATTTACCTTTACTCGCCAGATGCATATGAGAGGGCTAGGCGATGCTATTTATAGCGGAAAAAGGCTTGTTGGAGATGAGGCCTTTGGGGTGATTTTGGCCGATGATTTGTGTATTAATGAAGATGGCGAAAATGTAATGTCTCAAATGGTAAAAATATATGAGAAGTATCGTTGTAGTATCGTTGCTGTGATGGAAGTCTCTAAAGATAGCGTTAGCAGCTATGGAGTTGTCGATGGTAGATTTATAGAAGATGATCTAATAATGGTAAATGATATGATAGAAAAGCCAGACCCAAGCGATGCACCTACAAATTTGGCTATTATAGGTAGATATATTTTAACTCCAGATATTTTTGAGATTATAGAAAATACAAATCCAGGCAAAAATGGCGAAATTCAAATTACTGATGCACTTTTAAAACAGGCTCAAAATGGTATGGTTTTAGCATATAAATTCAAAGGTAGAAGATTTGATTGTGGTAGTGTAAGCGGATTTGTCGAAGCTACAAATTTCTTTTACGAGTATGAAAATGGTAGAAAATAG
- a CDS encoding YceI family protein, which yields MKKQILTSVAALGLLFSVANAAVYSVDAVHSSTAFKIKHLQVSNVTGTFSKFNGELDITNKIPSNLTATIEVDSINTNNEGRDAHLKKADFFDTAKFPQIKFIMKSFENSGDGQGKIKGDLTIRDVTRPVVLDYEFGGVSKNRQGAEIVGFSLEGKIKRSDFNFAPESSTVALGDEIKLNIEIEAFKK from the coding sequence ATGAAAAAACAAATTCTAACTTCAGTTGCGGCTCTAGGCCTACTTTTTAGCGTAGCAAATGCAGCCGTTTATAGCGTTGATGCTGTTCATTCTAGCACAGCTTTTAAAATCAAACACCTTCAAGTAAGCAATGTTACAGGGACATTTAGCAAATTTAATGGTGAGCTTGATATTACTAATAAAATTCCATCTAATCTTACAGCTACAATCGAAGTAGATTCAATCAATACAAATAATGAAGGTCGTGACGCACACCTTAAAAAGGCTGATTTCTTTGATACTGCTAAATTCCCACAAATCAAATTTATAATGAAAAGTTTTGAAAATAGTGGAGATGGCCAAGGCAAAATTAAAGGCGATTTAACAATAAGAGATGTTACTAGACCAGTAGTGCTTGATTATGAATTTGGTGGAGTAAGTAAAAATAGACAAGGTGCTGAGATAGTAGGATTTAGCCTAGAAGGCAAGATTAAAAGAAGTGATTTTAACTTCGCTCCAGAGTCTAGCACAGTAGCACTTGGTGATGAGATCAAACTAAATATAGAGATTGAAGCATTTAAGAAGTAA
- a CDS encoding sensor histidine kinase, with protein sequence MNEKTKNIEDGLKSLIEQTYLIEKEYKILGESYANLQKFTQGIVESLGASLWAISSSGEVVLSNDKAKQIMGILDEINIQKSTQEIEFQNRVYAIKITNSMQNQIILATDITDEKRSARLVSMGAVAAHLSHEIRNPIGSISLLTSTLLKRIDDKNRPLIEEIQKAIYRVERIIKATLLFTKGVHINSNKFDLSKLEIICREAINQYAFSKDIEFKFSGFDGEICGDINLLDLVFTNFIFNAIDAIEESDDESGIVSLEHKFEDGLHNFYISDSGVNLPSGAIFEPFKTTKLKGNGLGLALSLEIINAHKGSVSVQNSPKLFTITLP encoded by the coding sequence ATGAATGAGAAGACTAAAAATATAGAAGATGGGTTAAAAAGTCTAATAGAACAGACTTATCTAATAGAAAAAGAGTATAAAATTTTAGGTGAGTCATATGCGAATTTACAAAAATTTACCCAAGGGATTGTAGAGAGCCTAGGTGCGTCATTGTGGGCGATTAGCTCAAGTGGGGAAGTGGTGCTTAGCAATGATAAGGCTAAGCAGATTATGGGAATTTTAGATGAAATTAATATCCAAAAAAGCACACAAGAGATTGAATTTCAAAATAGAGTTTATGCCATTAAAATCACTAATAGTATGCAAAATCAAATAATCCTAGCTACTGATATAACTGATGAGAAAAGATCAGCTAGACTAGTTTCTATGGGAGCTGTAGCGGCACATTTATCGCATGAAATTCGCAATCCCATAGGCTCAATTTCTTTGCTAACTAGCACTCTTTTAAAGCGAATTGATGACAAAAATCGCCCATTAATTGAAGAGATCCAAAAAGCCATTTATAGGGTTGAGAGGATTATTAAAGCCACGCTTTTATTTACCAAAGGCGTGCATATAAATTCTAATAAATTTGATCTAAGCAAACTAGAGATTATATGCCGTGAAGCTATCAATCAATATGCTTTTAGCAAGGATATTGAGTTTAAATTTAGCGGATTTGATGGGGAGATATGTGGAGATATTAATCTGCTTGATTTGGTATTTACTAATTTTATATTTAATGCTATTGATGCCATTGAAGAGAGCGATGATGAGAGTGGGATTGTGAGCTTAGAGCATAAATTTGAAGATGGTTTGCATAATTTTTATATTAGTGATAGCGGGGTTAATTTGCCTAGTGGGGCGATATTTGAGCCATTTAAAACTACAAAATTAAAAGGCAATGGTCTTGGCCTAGCCCTAAGCTTAGAGATTATAAACGCTCATAAAGGCTCTGTATCAGTCCAAAATAGCCCTAAGCTTTTTACAATAACTCTGCCTTAA
- a CDS encoding thiamine-phosphate kinase, whose translation MDKEQSIISNFANKLNGDDGAVIGNVVYSKDMFVEDIHFKSHWLSPRQIGIKAMMVNLSDAVAMNATPRYALLGLGLPRNLSSKYIKELSNGLKEAASQFDTQIIGGDTISSDKLIISLTIISYLNAKNPLSRYGAKVGDIVCYTGDLGSSLKGLRTLLNNGKIGANSRFVRPNLRFEFIKRSAKWLRAGMDISDGLASDLAKITQNRGVKFNKKLSKIEFISAEEYEMLIAVPPRNIKRVLNQAKMCRVKLNLLGKIINERAKFHGKFTHF comes from the coding sequence GTGGATAAAGAGCAAAGTATAATATCAAATTTCGCTAATAAATTAAATGGCGATGATGGTGCGGTTATTGGTAATGTAGTTTATAGCAAGGATATGTTTGTTGAAGATATTCACTTTAAATCACACTGGCTTAGCCCAAGGCAGATAGGCATAAAGGCAATGATGGTAAATTTAAGCGACGCAGTAGCTATGAATGCCACGCCAAGATATGCACTTTTGGGTCTTGGATTGCCTAGGAATTTAAGTAGCAAATATATTAAAGAGCTAAGCAATGGTTTAAAAGAAGCAGCATCGCAGTTTGATACACAAATCATCGGTGGCGATACAATCTCAAGTGATAAATTAATCATTAGCTTAACCATAATCTCATATCTTAACGCTAAAAATCCATTAAGCAGATATGGGGCAAAAGTAGGGGATATAGTGTGCTATACTGGGGATTTAGGCAGTTCGCTAAAGGGGCTTAGGACGCTTTTAAATAATGGCAAGATAGGGGCTAATTCTCGTTTTGTAAGACCAAATTTGAGATTTGAGTTTATTAAACGCAGTGCTAAATGGCTAAGGGCTGGTATGGATATTAGCGATGGATTGGCTAGTGATTTGGCTAAAATTACGCAAAATAGGGGAGTTAAATTTAATAAAAAGTTATCTAAAATCGAATTTATCAGCGCAGAAGAGTATGAGATGCTTATAGCGGTGCCACCTAGAAATATAAAAAGGGTGTTAAATCAAGCCAAAATGTGTAGAGTAAAGCTAAATTTACTAGGTAAAATTATAAACGAAAGGGCAAAATTTCATGGAAAGTTCACCCATTTTTAA
- a CDS encoding Dps family protein, translating into MKKVVEQLNQLQADAHSLFVTFHDYHWNVKGLQFFSIHEYTEKEYDELAELFDEMAERAIQIGGKAITKADELLKVAKAPKISKDSYTPIEVIEALKAAFEYLVVEFKKLEDVAQKADDNTTVAIAQENYAKLEKKIWMLNATLA; encoded by the coding sequence ATGAAAAAAGTAGTAGAGCAGTTAAACCAACTTCAAGCTGACGCACACAGCTTATTTGTTACATTTCATGATTATCACTGGAATGTAAAGGGATTGCAATTTTTCTCAATTCATGAATATACAGAAAAAGAGTATGATGAGTTGGCTGAGCTTTTTGATGAGATGGCTGAAAGAGCTATCCAAATAGGTGGCAAAGCTATTACTAAAGCTGATGAGCTACTAAAAGTTGCTAAAGCACCAAAAATTAGCAAAGATAGCTATACACCAATAGAAGTTATAGAAGCCTTAAAAGCTGCATTTGAGTATCTAGTAGTTGAGTTTAAAAAGCTTGAAGATGTAGCTCAAAAAGCTGATGATAATACAACTGTAGCAATAGCTCAAGAGAACTATGCCAAATTAGAAAAGAAAATTTGGATGCTTAATGCGACTTTAGCATAA
- a CDS encoding DJ-1/PfpI family protein: MKSCIVVYDGVNLLNFARIYDIFARCGIEFVVVGFRGDATDEMGISLPMHLSCESLYGYDIVAIPGGKGAEIWADDSIFLSWMKSSEESKYIISLDNGDKILDGAELNGYKFSSDEAILEWIKSKV, encoded by the coding sequence ATGAAAAGCTGTATAGTGGTCTATGATGGGGTAAATCTTTTAAATTTTGCTAGAATTTATGATATTTTTGCTAGGTGTGGGATTGAGTTTGTGGTGGTTGGATTTAGGGGCGATGCGACTGATGAGATGGGGATTAGTCTTCCTATGCATTTAAGCTGTGAGTCCTTATACGGATATGATATTGTAGCTATCCCAGGTGGCAAGGGTGCTGAGATTTGGGCTGATGATTCTATATTTTTAAGCTGGATGAAAAGTAGTGAAGAATCAAAATATATAATCTCACTAGATAATGGCGATAAGATTTTAGATGGAGCAGAGCTAAATGGGTATAAATTTAGCTCAGATGAGGCGATTTTAGAGTGGATAAAGAGCAAAGTATAA